CCCCTCATGGATCGATGAGTCATTGACACCAAATGAGCTGTACGAAGGAATTATGTGTCGaacatagacctcgtataacaaatagacaaccaatctctgttaAAAAGTGTGCATTTTGCCACAAGCGGCGAGTAACGAcactcatcacatcactaatttaagagccgcgctcttgtcggtgtagcattctccattcttgtctatcaaaggccaattccttcactatataagacacgacgttcgccttctctttaatctgttctaagtaagctcttcttggtcttccccttcctctctttccttgtagcttcccttctatgatgtttttaataaattcgtcgtatcttattaagtgtccaatcatctttcctcttctgtcctcaatgtTACGACACTGTAGAACCGATATTTGGTTGTgagaacgtaaaaaaaaacgtaagtacttattatagttTGCAAAACGTCCcgtcttaattttaaaaaaatcgtcTCCAAAGACCTTTCgtaatatctcatttgactagccTATGAGATTCCGTGgtctgaaaaaaaatcaaaatttcaaaagagatttattttttattttatttttttggtctGCATACTCTCtagtttcataaatgttctcctcggtctaccccttcctctcttccctaaaggtgcaggtcgtctcgtatcagaaggtgaaggatttggcggtaAGAAAAGAGGATTGGCGattactgcaccgacaagagcgcagctatTAAATAAAGAACAAAAGAGATACATAGTGGGAAACATACGCGGTTTTATTTACGAATTCTTTCCAAAGTGACATTTTCCGAGTCAGTTTCGCGTAGAAGTATAAACTTGACTTTGTAATGCGTTATTTTCAGAATGAATACGTTTATGATAATTCTTTTAGAGGGCAGTCGTGTGGGGCGTGTAGTCACAATCTTGAAATCaccatttgcaaaaaaaaacaaagggtTCATGTCCTTTGTAATATCATCATATAgaaatgacaccagggttgatgaggttggtactccacctcacaacccacacgataagaagaagaagtaaatagaaaagactatagagaaccggagaggaaatatgattggccacctgatacgacacgatccatttataacaaacattatacaaggaaaaattgaagggaagagaggaatgggtagacctaggataacatttatgaaacaaataaaagagtaggtgcaggtcgtgtcgtatcgggaggtgaaggttttggtgggaagaagagaggaatggcgattactccaccgacaagagcgcagctcttaaatagagagagagagagaaatgggTAAATAaattagccactattaggtggagacttgtaattagcctttagttattgtctggttattattttagaaaatgtatatggacttaagtcttcctcaaaataaataaataaatagaggaCTACCTCAATGAgaaatatagttgtgagcttaatTTATCATTTAGCGGCTGTGGGTTGTGGTTAGTGATGTGATAGGCTGTAAAAGGCGcatatgttatttaaaaagagCTTTGTTACCTAGCAGCAGATAGGATCAGATAACGGACAGACAGATAActgtctctgtggtccagtggttgagcgttggactcacgatcccgaggccccgagttcgaaccccgatggggacatatcataaaaatcactttgtaatccctagttccgaaagtaagatgatctgtgcttcggaaggcacgttaagccgttggtcccggttactatttactgatgtaaaagagtaatcgttacgtgagccatgtcaggggcctttggcggctcaatcataaccctgacaccagggttgatgaggctggtattccacctcacaacccacacgataagaagagaaaaggatcagagtacaagaaagaacaataaaaaaatcagcCAGTGTCTTAActactaaagagtttttataacaGAAACATTCCCCGGTTATGGTTGCCAGCTTTAAAATTTCCATCGCGTCAGCTGAAATCAATACTCCAAAACATTGAACGTCGAAAAAAGCCCCCAAAGACAGGCCAGACACAAAATCTCTACCTACAAACAGTATTATCTTTgggaagataaataaaaaaaactccgAGGGAGGGGTCTGGGGGCATCGACCCTAGGGGCGCGACGGAAATAGATCGCGCGGGGGTCCCGCCGGCGTCGGCTGGTGGCCCGTGTTAGGTTATATTTGGACCATTTTGAGGCCAACACTCCTTCTTAGAATCAGACTCGCACATTGAGGAATGAATGTTATAATCGCTTTGAAATTATATTCACTGCGTTATTCAGggcgcgttcagctgcttatcttcctggAATAGCTGAAAACGACAgcgattttgtctttactaatATGATGGAATATAAGATAATTATCATAAGAGTCCATCGTATCTACCTTAGGCCTACTTATCAAAAGTCGCTCGCTTCtagtttttcaaattcaaaaatatctatattcaataggtaacatacctctagttacactttgaatggtcaatttttacataacgaacgtctcatccgcctaaaactactgcagcttcacacaacctgtatagtcgggggtcagaagctgcaagaaaaacctcggcacagggccctagacgctctttaaaaaaaaagttgtctactgaattaaaaataaataaaacagtttatttatcgtcgtggagatccttgggggaggcctatgcccagcagtgggcgtcgtacggctgatgatgatttatcGTACAGAAAAATCTAGGCTCCTAATATTGTGCTTTATTTATCGTAACTGTGAATATGCTAAGTAAATGGTGTGAGATCAACCGGTGTGTTTCATTCGATCATCTGATGAACTAGCCCCCAAACTTCACAGATCCAAAATAAGATTTTCAAATGAAAAGTACACTTTATTGTATGGAACTAtatttgcaacagtgtcgaaatatcgggagtctcatatccctattttaaacgcggtaagaacccgttatatgtgttttaattatggaactatattttttttcaatattttgttCTTTTAATGCTTTTATGCCCACATTACCCACCCTGTTAAGAGTTTTATGTACGTAGGCAACATATATAACATCGATATTATACATCGATATAGCTGCACACATAAATCAGATGTAGTTTGCCCGCGTCTGGCTGGAGTGTATCAGTCTTTTCAGGGAGTACATACGCGTGTATTGATTTTGTCGGCGTAGGGCGGCCTCGCGGCACCTGAGTTTAATAATATCTGGATGCAATTTTCTGTCTCGTTTCCACTTATTTAATTTACCAAATGACCCTACGGTCTCTGTTGTCCTGTGGTTgggcgttggactcacgatccggaggccccgggtttgaataccggtggggacatatcacaaaaattggcTAATTTTGGTCTTGAAATATTCGTGGAAGAAGAAGgtttgataaattataaaatatggaAAAGGGTTCTATGTTGACAGGGTCATTtagtctcttcttatcgtgtgggttatgaggtggaataccaggctcatcaaccctggggtcagggttgtgattgagccgccaaaggcccctgacatggctcatgtaacgaccacgtacttacattagtaagtagtaaccaggaccaacgggttaacgtgcacggatcatcttactttcggacaatcaggtgatcagcctgtaatggcctaaccaaactagggatcacaaagtgatttttgtgatatgtccccaccgggaccaacttctggaccacagaggccgttagaacTTACGTAAATTGGCGACATACAttagttctaactggatatttgcataAAGACAAAAGGTTCTAGGATATTTTAGCATTCCCGGTTATGAAATTGACTTCCGGAGCTCGAAGAACTACCAAAACTACCTATCTGCAACGCACAACAACACATTTGACGAAGAGAGTAACAAAGTAAATAATTGCAATTCTTTATAAATGCATTTGAACTATAAAATAATTGCACAAGAGTTACAAAATGGAAAACAATTGTCATTGATTGCAATGGCAGCGAGAAATGGAAAACATTGGGGACAATAGCACGCTGATTCGGCGCGGTGGCAGGGGTCCGCGGGGGACTGAAAAACCCGCAAGTACCTCTatacatttcaataaaaaaaaaaaacataaataaaattaacacacgtatacagggtgttagtgacatcgtaacgaatactgagggagatggttcagaccatgattctgagttgatatctgtCGGAAAATCTTTCTTCTAGGGCTCTAAAAAGACCTCATCAatgcaattcacctaaaaaaacaatatttcaatttgacattagcgcatatataaaaataagtgcgtaatgtcaaatagcaaaatttttttttagatgaattgcttgaatTACTTACACTTATTGGCGAGAGAGAGGTTATCAGCAAGGACTTTGTCAATTTGGAAGCAAAATCTTGTCATAGACAAAATCAATAGCTTTGAATCAGAAAAATTtactcaacgtaattatcacggataaacttgttgaaggtcaatttaacattttttaatctacATCATTACACAAGATCTATgaagctgaggagaagaaatgacaagaaactgcaacagcaacacatcttttaaatcaatgcaagtatacattacaagttattaaaaaacTAGAGTAACTTTGTTTGTTctactgggggggttaaaatggctacatcgaagcaatgcatctaagaaagcaataatgcgcatataaaattaagtgcgcaatgcaaacaaatgtcaaatgctttgttaagatgaattgcttcgatgtggccattttacacCCCAGAACCTTATAATGAAGACACGACTCACGCTTGGCTACATCTAGTTGTACCTTGTAGTATCCCTCAACGTAAATAAATGTAATCATTAGTTTACTACTATACTTTAGTAGTTTATAGTAGTAATACAGCAATGACATCATGCATGATTTTCATGTTGTCTTGAAGTCTGGAAACAATACATGACGTGTGCTTGTTCTGTTTTGAAACCTTGGAGTTGTAAGCTAACTTTTGTACACACGTTTTGTACCCAtctttacacacatacataaactcacgcctatttcccactgaggtaagcagagcctatggaattccatttgcttcgatcctgacacacttctcttgcttcctccacatacatcaattattataaggttagtgattatttagaacatatgaatgcatgggattaactgtctgagaaatgatattaggcagctaaattactccattgtataataatattttaagtttatttaaaaaaaaagtctagggccctgtcccgaggttttcttgcagcttcttttcccctgctatacaggttgtgagaagctgcagtagttttaggcggatgagacgttcgttatgtaaaaattgacgattcaaagtgtaacctactgaataaagatatttttgaatttgaatcgcttcatacacgcacgccggttcagagtagatcgtactaaagtttttctaaagacatctccaatttggtccatgtaagtctttctaggtcttccgctgccagccctaccatcaactttcgctttataggtataccgctttcgcaattctattatccttcatccgctctacgtgtccaaaccaccCATACCCATCTTTAATGTGTTAAAATATCCTTGTGTCGTCGAAATAAGGATCTGAATCGAAAGTACCAGCTACTGGTAGTTGCGGCTACCGGATACATCCctcttagggacggtactgaaaaatatcggcgcctacgacgacccgattattctagccatcGAGGCGGCCAACCagttcgcgacaacaaacacttcaggaccccgataccgaacccTCCGGCGtagatgatttccctcattcggcgcttatcgctatcggcccaatTCTCTCAGACACCCTGAGCTGAGGTTGGCGTAAATGAACTACATAAATCACGAAATCTGACAGTCCTGATGCCTGAAATTGACAACTGTTTTTACGGAAATGAATTTTATGTCAACACTGAATGGTCTTTGCTGAAAAGTTATTAGATTCGATATAGAAgttattcaatattattcacacacacacacacacacatacacacactcttGCATcatcttacatacataatacacacaTCAATGTTATAATTTACACGTttactacattgatttaaaagatgtgttgctgttgcagtttcttgtcatttcttctcctaagccataacactttgcgaaatgacgtagattcaaaaatgaccttcagtaagtttatccatgataattacgttgaataaatgattctgattattaaaGAGATCTATTTTAGATATAAGCCTACCTTTTGTACGTTTTCATTGCTATTGGTTATTTATTTACGTGTAcaatcaataatttatttataatcataTACCCACTTCAATATTTCGTACCATTCAGATAACAACAAGTAAATATGACTTCTTTACGATATACAATGAGGTGATTAATGTAACACTGTTTCTGTATAActcagcagggtccacagacaACGGCGCCGTGCCTCGCGCTTTAGCTAGATGTCTGGGTAGCATGATGTTGTTAGTGGGCTGAGTTTTCCGCGTGTAGATTCTAAGATGGTCCACTATGCATATGATGTAGTATGATCTTAGCCTGGacacggcctatatacgtcccacagctgggtacaggcctcccctcaatcatactccatcacgctgctctgCCCTACGGAATGGTGGAGGTTTTTTACGTCTAATACCCAGGAATAAGGGCTTAACGCCCCCTTGACCCTTAAATGGGCGAAAGAAAAAGATATGctgaattttttttaattattacacttAGTTTTATAGTCCTAATGGATACGATGAATGATATGGTGAGAGGTTAACCCAACGCTTATATTGATAAACCATCATTAAAATGGCCATCTGTatatcggtttttacgacatatttGGGTAGATCATCCAATTACCTGAAGTCAATACcgttaatgtaaaaatattctagaaaaTTTTTGggctttttgcaaatatccaattGGAACTTACGTAATTTGGCGACATATACAAATTCTAATTGGATCTTTGGAAAGAAGATTCTATGTATTTTTGcacgatgttcgtgcctcaCTCAACAGGGTCCACacaataccagcgtcgtggttcacgccgcgacttgtgctgattgaggcccttttatctcaggacgtccaccactttatgatcatttcgacatccgttttgctttttttgtgttttgtaaaaatattggtgtggcgtccttttataataactatttctattctattcatttacggtaatgatattgactttcGTTAAGTTCCGTTCGAAGAACCACCCTTTTACGCCCGGAAAGGCAAGCAGCTCAGCAGTTTTGTTATACTCCAAGCAGAAAAATGATTGAAAAGAAGAAATGCATTACGTACTTAGTAACTGAGGCCTGTCAAAACGAATGCATTTACGAGCATGCGCGAAGATGGTAAGGTACACGTCGATTACCTACGTAATAATATCTTATTTAAATGGCTCTACGTCTGTGCTTATTTGCTGGAGCTGCGTGGGTGCAGATGTTTAAAATCCATTCTATGGTCCCACGCACGTCGTCTAAGTTGCTGGGGGATTGTTTTGTTAGGGTTAACATGACACATTTGGACTATCTGTAAGGTGGGGAGGCAACGACAGTCTATCACCATTTACGATTCATCGTTTTAGATCTCCAATGACACATGTGGTGCACGTTATCTTATGAAGACTTGTGGCTTTCTCCACTCCAACATGGATCACATGCGTTGAGTCTACCTGTCCGACAGTGATTTCTTTTACATATAAGCCTCAACTCATTGACGTATAATGTGTTACCATAGGCTCTACCTATACAAGCCTAAACTTGTCAAAGTTAGTGAGATCCCTTTTACAACTGATATAGGTAAGTCGACTCCTCCGGAGACTCCGGAATAGGCgcaataaatttcaatttgcTCTAGATGTTATGGTTACCCCGTTTCGAAGGTCAAACAACATCCTAGTTCCTGCGAAGTTTTTGAAAGGGAAGTCTTTTGCAGAGTAGAAACCGACTCATTATCCCGTACGTAATTGACGCCAGAAAATTCGAGACAAGCTGAATCACTCTGGAAGGCTCATCTACTATCGAGAACCAGATAGCACGCTACCATaatacatagaaaaaaaaagcatgTTGATACCCGATGTACAGAAAGAAATATCGATATATTCTCTGATCAACACCGTTACTTTGTAATGAAAATGACGATGGTCCTTGATAGTCAGGTATTGATTGACTATTACCAAAATAGCTTCAAGAATTCTGAGTTACATGCTGGCTTGGGGGACAAAATCACAACAACATTGTAGGTATATTAATGACTGCGGAATAGTGAAAACTTCACGCAGTAAGATTAGCAGAAATTTTAATGTTTGATATGTTATACTTTTAGAATTATGCTTATCTCTCTAGGGTTTTCCTTATGATTACAAGTGTTTGAATATTCCTATTGTTACTGCAATACTGACAATATTGAGGTACATTCTTCGTGATTAATCAACAGGGGAAATACATTTTATGAGcctttactttttttgttttgctttTACTTTCTGGTAGCCCTTAAAGGGAAAAGTGAAAAGAAgtgtaaataaagaaaataattgatGTAAACATGTCTCAGACTGTAGGagaagatttaaaataaattgtaacacttctaaaaaaatattgaaactaTAAATCTTAAGAAAAGTACACTGTATATCTTATCAGAAATTTTTACGTTCCACATAGTGGTAAACATTAGGTTTGGTCGTTTGACCGATAAAGACGTACATTAACTCTAAATAGCGCGCACAGGTACCACACAACACTCACCGAGTAAGAAATCCAGACACTTAAAAAGTTACACACGATAACAGGAAGCGCTGAGACACAATAATTTTCTTTGGCAGAGAACCTTAGAGGACTGAGCGCTCGAGAACACACTGATGGTTAAAACATGATCACAAAGCCAACATATTTGGCCGATCCCAAAATAGTATAACGCAGGCCCCAACTAATGTTATAAACATTCACTGACTCACACATGCAAGCAAGACCcccaataaaaaaatcaatatttaaaacaattaccCGTGACTGTGCTCTGACGCGAAAAAAACTAGAAACGCAATAGCGAACGAAATGGTCGACTATCATGTGCTGAAATGTGTGACTTTTCACGACCACAACCTCAAAAAGGGGAAAACTACTGAAATAGACTGGTACTTACAGCGGAGGCCCACCGCGCGACACCACATCACGTATGCAATTAGCGGCGTCCAATGTTTTTTTAACGATGAAAAATCAATAATTTTTAAGAGCACAAAATTGTTCATATTTTTCCATTGGGGCCCGCTTTCCTCCCGCGGTCTCGGTCGCGCACTTAAAAATGAAAAACCTATTGCAAGGAAACTGCGCGCGAGAGCGAGATGGCTATACGTCGCGACGCCGATTGTAAATAATGACAGGAACGAATCATAACAAACGAGAGAGACAGCCGACAAGTGATTAACAAAATAACATTCATTACGTAATATTGAtggaaattaaagaaaaactgTTTACTTACCagttttaatacaaatacagtTAGAGGCAACACAAATTGTGCTTAGATATTTTGGAAACATTGCACATGCATTTTGACGGCGAGTGAACACCCGTCACGTAGTCGCCATTTGCAAATGCGTGCATCGCTCCCGATTTCACTAGACTCGTGATGTGAAAATTAGGTATTAAAACTTTACGACATTTTTGCAATGGGACAAGGACaacgttatttcatttatatttctagtcattttaaacaattttatcaAGGGAAATTAATTTCTGGTATTGCGTATAATTAAAATCGATTTGGAAAACAATCGATTAATTATAGTAAATGGCCATATTGTGATAGCAACAAAATAACGCGAGCGCGGgttatttgaaaaattacatataTGCAAGATGTAATATACTTTAATAAGAAACCATTTCAAAAAAATGCTTAAACTTTAAAACAGCTATACTTTCCATAAAATCGATATTCAGTGTTTTCTTTTCTAACACAAAGAGGAATATGGCAACACTGCATTTCTTATCGATCGAAGTCGTGTTGTCAAAGGATTCGTGTCATTCAATTTTCTAATTCAAAAACACGATTTAAATTGCaattttattactaaaaaaCAGCACACAAGTTGTATTAAAAGATATAATGAAGACTTTTATAGCTacaatttgtaaaattctaCTTTTCGTACTTATTGTTTTTAGTATAATCCCGTATGTTCTGTCCAAAAGTGATGCGGTGAAAAAATTGCAAATTGGTGTGAAAAAACGGCCGGATAATTGTCCAATTAAAAGCAGGAAAGGAGATATGCTTTATATGCATTACACGGTAAATATAACTTAGACATAATCCATTTTTCTGTCCACTAATTGCAACAGTTGTTTAGGTTAAGTTTTACGACTTTATAAGAGATTTTGCATTTTCTAACAAGATCTATTTAATTTCATAAGGCTGAGAATGAGCTGATGATCTCTCTATGGACGGGTTACGGTACGATTCACTactcaatcatccgtccctttccttttgagtggataagaaaatgaccggAATATCTTAACAATTTCCTTTCTCCTATATTTTCAGGGAACATTGGAAGACGGCACAGAATTTGACAGTTCTATTCCTCGAGGCAACCCTCTTACATTCACACTCGGTTCCCGGCAAGTCATCAAAGGCTGGGACCAGGGACTCCTtggtaataataaacataaaattaatttatttttaggcaACTTAGCCCATAGATGGTTAGTAACAACTTGAACTTAAAATTGaaatattcatcatctccctagcattatcttgtTAATCAcagggtttttacagaagtgactgcctgtctgaccttccaacccgtgaagggaaagcctgcaatactggttaggtcacatacctctgaaaatgaatttctcggatgattttaaaattgaaatattgaattaaataatttactgTTAAAAATTTAagttcaaattattattattattaaagttaaaaACCTTTATTACAGGCAGTTAAAAACCTTTATTAGGCCTgtacctataaaataaaaactaaatattttttttattttccaagGTATACATTTTTGACTCTTCCATACCTATCAATTACATTTTCTGCTTCCAGGTATGTGTGAAGGGGAA
This region of Pectinophora gossypiella chromosome 28, ilPecGoss1.1, whole genome shotgun sequence genomic DNA includes:
- the LOC126379280 gene encoding peptidyl-prolyl cis-trans isomerase FKBP2-like; protein product: MKTFIATICKILLFVLIVFSIIPYVLSKSDAVKKLQIGVKKRPDNCPIKSRKGDMLYMHYTGTLEDGTEFDSSIPRGNPLTFTLGSRQVIKGWDQGLLGMCEGEQRKLVIPPELAYGAKGSPPKIPAHATLIFHVELVKIKRNDEL